AGCAGCCACTCAGGCTCAAAATCATTCAATTGAAGATGCACATAACTAATATTCACCAACCGAGTCCAAGACTCTTGAACTCCAAATTCTCTCATTTCCCACaaaacaaaatgggtcttcatgtGGGTATAATATAGGCACAGGCAACCCCTTAAAACAGCCAGTTCTGGTTCATCTTGGGGCTTTTCACCAAAACCGTCAGGTAGCAACATATACCTACATGTTTCCTTCCGTAGATCAAGTGAAAAAATCACTAACTGTTCCATGGTAACATTTTCCCATTCATACCCATGACAGTTTAAGTTTTTAAGTGATAACCAGTTAACACTACCTTTAACGAATTGTCCGATGAGAGTTCTTAGTAACGTTGGAAAATCATGGCAAGCGAGAGTGTTTCTCCAGCAACTATCGCCCATGCAATGAACTTTCCCCTCCCATTTCTGCACTGTATGATCCCAAAACACAGCCACCACCTTGCATGGagtaaataacaaaattaatCAAAAGAAATTAAATGTATGTGGTTAAACTAAAGAACGGTATCACTTTTTTAAACATCAATGTGCAACAATGTGGTTAAATAAGAGTACAAGAGAAGTCCAAAATCAGAAGGTAGCATAACAGTAAGACAACATATATTTGACGGAGCCTTTAATCATTGGGGATGAAATTGACAACTTCATCATGTTAGGTCTGAACTCTTGCAATTGTGCAACTAAGTACTCTTGCAATGCTCATTTTGGTGTATCAAAGTAACACAaatctaaattaaaatataataatgcacagacaaaaaattgaaatttgacTAACCTTGTATTTGTCTCCTAAATCATCATAGCCAAATCCAAGGTGTACcgaatacaaattaaaatcagaagACGTGTTACACAAAGTTGGTGACTTTTTGGATCTTAATCGTAAAGTCGGGTTCCAGAACCGGATAAAAATTTCTTCTCTGTTTCCATCATCATCTGACTTATCACCGATCAAACAGACCAAGCCGTTGGTAGAGCCTATAGCATGATAAGATTGATTTTTAAAACGGCAAGACACATCTTCGTTGACATTGGAGGAAGGGTGTTCGAGTAAACGACGCACTGAGTGTATAAGACTTACGACCCAAGTTCCGTTTACATTATCGAGTATGGTAAGTagggtgtgtgtgtgtttggGTGATCTTTCAAGATGAAGTTTAGCGAATCTTGGATCAAAGATGAGCGATTTCCATTGTTTGCAAACGCATCTCGATCTCACCAGAACCTTCACCGGAAGCCATGAAAGGATTTCCGTTATGAGATCGGGAGAAAGAACTGGAAGAGACATCATCCGAGATCGGGAGAGAAAAGCATAAAATataatgttttaatttttaatattaatatttttatctaaaaatattaatgttaaaatttaattgatatatgtCGTCAACGGAATATCAGTTAATTATAATCACTAAAATTTTTTGATAGTTTTActgttaattgatttaaaattttaattattttaacaataaaataatattataaaatgttgTGGCATTGATCTGTTCACTTTAATAGCACTTAAAATCACTTAAACTACCACTTTAAAATACCACTCTGATGCAACTAAGTTCAAAGGGATCAGAGTGTTCATTTTTAATAGCATTTAAAAtatcactttaaatgtttgtgatgCGTGATTTTTACACTAAGCATATTAATTAATCTGATTTCATTATAGATTTGTTTAAGGAGAAATTTCTGCATGAAAACAACCATAAATCCACAttcttaggaacaaccaataagaatcgagaaaaaaatttaatttgtttaaattttaatttcttttttattttgattcatgGGTGGTTGTGATTATTAGGGAGAGATAAAAtcttatatttgttttttaattaattaaaattttgtggtTGGTTGTGTGTAAGAGAATTGCATATGTCTGTGTCTACCTAAGAATTTTCCTTGTTTAAAAAAGTCTATTTGCACCCGTATATGCTAAAATTACTTGGGTCGACCTGTAAAGTCGGACGACGAGATTGGTTATCCATACAGGAGTTCTCAAGAGTCCGGTCAGTATGTACATCTCGGATCCTAGTAGATACATGTCTTGGATTGTGGCCATTATGAcaatgtttggtaaaaatagcggccGGTTGATAAGCTagttgatagcttatagcttatggctgatgactgatgattGATAGCTTATACCTTACAGCTGATggttgatgacttatagcttataagctaattgaattgtttgataaaattagtggttcaattagttgataaattaaaatgacctaaaaaaatttaatgtagaattattttattttaaattaaattaaattataaaggataatagtgagttttattaaatataataaggACAAAATAGGAAGAAAAacatataagctataagctaaaatgctatttgaaatagcgtatgAAAAATAAGTCATAAGTCAGTAAGATAAGCTATTAGCTCgtgataaaaaaaacaattaccaaacaaatattttattatcatatgagcttataagctataagacataagctataagctcaaaaattgtcttaccaaacagagcctacaACACTTAATGATTGGCTACGAACGTTAAGACACTTAATGATCGGTTATGAATGTTACGACAGTTACTGAATTTATGAATGACGGTAACAAGTGTTACAAGTAGTTAATGAACAGTTACG
The Vicia villosa cultivar HV-30 ecotype Madison, WI linkage group LG6, Vvil1.0, whole genome shotgun sequence genome window above contains:
- the LOC131611731 gene encoding F-box/kelch-repeat protein At3g23880-like, with the translated sequence MMSLPVLSPDLITEILSWLPVKVLVRSRCVCKQWKSLIFDPRFAKLHLERSPKHTHTLLTILDNVNGTWVVSLIHSVRRLLEHPSSNVNEDVSCRFKNQSYHAIGSTNGLVCLIGDKSDDDGNREEIFIRFWNPTLRLRSKKSPTLCNTSSDFNLYSVHLGFGYDDLGDKYKVVAVFWDHTVQKWEGKVHCMGDSCWRNTLACHDFPTLLRTLIGQFVKGSVNWLSLKNLNCHGYEWENVTMEQLVIFSLDLRKETCRYMLLPDGFGEKPQDEPELAVLRGCLCLYYTHMKTHFVLWEMREFGVQESWTRLVNISYVHLQLNDFEPEWLLLPVCLSENRDVLVLASTQSWDDVIMYNQKDGRVQHIEFPYNQIWYAYEHIKSLVLPCPHPHPH